The genomic interval CTTTATTGGCGAATTTAGTTAAATATATGGCTTCTTCTATAGCTGCATCTCCATTACCAACAACAACGACATCAAGATCTTCAAAGAAGTCAGCATCGCAAGTAGCACAATAACTTACACCTTTACCCCTTAAAGCTCCTTCTCCTTTAACCCCTAATACCCTAGGCTCAGCTCCTGTAGCAATAATTACAGCTTTAGCTTGATATTCCCCATTTCTGGTGGAAATCTTTTTGATAAATCCATCGTTAATTATTTCCTTTACCTCATCTTTAACAAACTCTGCCCCAAAAAACTTAGCATGTTCTTCCATCCTTTTAGTCAAGGCCGGACCGGTAGTACCATTAAAGAATCCAGGATAATTTTCCATCTCTTCTGTAGTTGCCGCTTGACCACCAATTTTTCCTTTTTCAATAACCAAGGTTTTAAGCTTTGATCTAGCACCATAAATGGCTGCAGTTAAACCACCAGGCCCACCACCGATTATGATGATGTCATATACCATTTTCTTTTCCCTCCTATAATTTTATTTAATTGTTTCTAAAAAAACACCGTAATCAATAAGCTGATAATCCCTCAAAATATCACTACTCAGAGTTACCATTTTTTTATCACAAAATTTCTTTGCTGTTTTAATAGCATTTTCAATTAAATCTAAAGATGTAAAGTCTAATCTTTCTCCTTCCTTTACAATAATTGTTTTGTATAAGTTAGGATAAGGTTTAATACTAGTACATAAAGGATGATTTAAAAGTCTATAATTTTTGTGTACTAAATCTCTCCCTTTAATTAGTACTTCCGTTAAAGTTTCCACTTTTACTATAGCTAGTTTGTTATTATAGCAGTATTCTTCAACCATCCCGTTATTTGTTATCACTTTCATGTTTTCCACCACCTTATATTTTCCCAAAGAAAAAAGGCAAAGGCTAAAATAGCCATTGCCTCTGTCTTTAAACCTGAGAGATTTCCCCTTATAAAGGGTTGCTCCTTCGGTGTCCTTTTGGACTTTCCAGAGTTCGGTCCCTTTGCGGTCCT from Anaerobranca gottschalkii DSM 13577 carries:
- a CDS encoding GrdX family protein codes for the protein MKVITNNGMVEEYCYNNKLAIVKVETLTEVLIKGRDLVHKNYRLLNHPLCTSIKPYPNLYKTIIVKEGERLDFTSLDLIENAIKTAKKFCDKKMVTLSSDILRDYQLIDYGVFLETIK